ATTCCTTGTTCAGCAAGATCTTTTTGCACTTCTTTTGTTACTCCGGAAGGATTTATCCAGTACGTTTTGGAAACATAAAAATACAAGAATGCGATAATACCCAGCGCAATAAGTATCCCGATAAAAGATAATCCGGACTGATTCCTATTTTTTATCATGCCTTTCTCCTTGCAAACATAGTTGATATCGATTGCAGAGTTTTTTACAGTCCAAAAAATTACCCGCTTATTTTATTACTTAATTGTTGCGGTAAGATTATACCGTTGCAAAAATACGGATAAGACTAATTATTTTTCTTTATCGTGTTTTTCAACGAATTTTTTGATGTTTTCAACGTTTTCAAGGATCAGTTTCGCCTTTTTCAGACCGAACTGAAAAGGGAACTTGTCCTCTTCGGTGTTTTTGATAACGAACATCGGATTACCTTTGTACTCTGATTCTGATGCGATTGACATAATTTTCTCCTCCTAAATTTATTTACGGCTTTTATTTTGAATATGCTCAACCAATCTCAGCCTCCGGCAAATCAGTAGAGAAGCTTACATCGATTTTGTATATTTATAACAAAAGAAAAACCGCTTATCAAGTAGAAACTGATTTCTTACAGGATAAGCGGTAAAAGATTTTGAATTATTAATTTAATTTCTTAGTTTTTCTTACCTACTACCCACTGCGACTTCCTTAATCTAATTCAATGGAGTCCCGCTGTCTTGATTCCGACTTGTCCCCATGCTTGTCCCATTGTCTTGGTTTCGAAGAAACCATATGGGGCCTTGATTTCAACGTGTCCCCATGCTATGATTTCAAAGAAATCATTGGGAAAGGAATCATGCGGGATCTACTGCCGTTTATTCAATTCTATCTTTACCAAGCCTGGGAGTAAGATTCATCGGGTTCAATATATTGCCGGGAAATTTTATTTCAAATCCGCTTTGAAAGTTTTCCTTTCTCGTTATTTTATTTTGTTCCGTTTCTACAATTTTGATTAAACTCCTGATATCTTTCCAAAATATACCGTAATTATGGGGCATTAAACCTATTTTCGGCGCCCTTGCTGTTTTCCACTGAAGGTCAATCAAGTGGAGATTCGGAATAATTTTATACAGATATATTATTGGGGAGCTATGAACTCTGTCTAATGCCGAAATAAGCTCATCGGAAAGATAAAATGAATGAAATTTAAGAGCGCTGTCTATTGCTTCCAAAAAGTCCGCTGCCTTTCTGGATATATAGTCTCTCCAGGATTCTTTAAGAGTAATAGGCGCATCTTTTGAAATATCCAAATGCTGTCCGATTACTAAAAGACTTTCATCAGAATACATCTCGTCAATATTTCTGGGCAGCCATCTATCCGAAGCAGCTTTTATTTGTTGAGCCGTAAAAAAAAGAAATTCATTTATGGCTTTTATCAGCATTCCAATAACTACTTTTTGCGTCTTAAGTATTCTTCGTTCTTCTTCAATTTGGAAAACTCTATTTACAATATTAACAAAAATAATTGCGCCGATAGTACCGCTTATTATATTTTGAATAATAAGGTTAAATATCCCGGGAACGCTTCCGACAAAGAGTAAAACCAGAATTGCCGCTGACAAAAACAGAATCAAGAGTATATTTATCTTTTTCATTTTAAAGTTTCCTAAACTTTTTTTATTCTCCTTCGCCAAATACCCCGTAGCTTGCTACGGGTATGAAGGCGGGGAGAACCCCCACGTCTAGTTTTGCCCTGTGAAATGCAAAGCATTTCCAGGACAAAAGTCCCTGAAATCGCATTTTCGATTTCTAGGGGTCTTAGACAAAACTGTGCGGGGTGGCTTCATTTGGTTTTCATTTTATAATTTAATTTTAGCGTATTATTTTTCACAAGTAAAGCCAGCGCCTGCCCTTCCGAAGCCCCAAGGTTGCCTGCCCCTGCATCTTGTTTTAGACTTGTCCCCATGCTTGTCCCATTGTCTTGGTTTCGAAGAAACCATATGGGGCATTGATTTCAACTTGTCCCCATGCTATGATTTCAAAGAAATCATTGGGGAAGCAACCATGCAGGGGTCATTCCCGTCCGCCTTGGGCGGAGGAATCCGGCCTTTGCCGTTTCCCTGTCTATTGTTGTTATCTGTCTACTATCTACTGCCGTTTAGGATGCTTTGTGATATGCTTCGGGATATTCAACTTTTCCGGGGATGTCATTTAAAGCTCCGGGGACTAGCTCAAGAGCCATAAATGAGGTATTCGGTGAACTGGACGGTTGTCTTATTTGGTATCTGCTGGCCGCTTTAAAGCCGAACTGCGCATAGTATTCTGAGGCGTTCAAAATAACTATTGAAAAAAATCCCATTGTTTTGGAACATTTAATGCCTTCTTCAATAAGCCTTTCGCCAACCCCCTCGTTTTCGTAATCGGGATGAAGAGTCATTTCAATTAAAGAAAGTGTTTTATATTTTGTGTGGCGGCTAACTATATATACCGGGTAGAACATTAAATGCCCTACTATCTTTTTATTGACTTCAGCAACCAAA
This sequence is a window from Elusimicrobiota bacterium. Protein-coding genes within it:
- a CDS encoding N-acetyltransferase, coding for MDITIRQALLIDRAHIAKLNKSAAKNKDKKNLIKELQKTRDYVKELFLVAEVNKKIVGHLMFYPVYIVSRHTKYKTLSLIEMTLHPDYENEGVGERLIEEGIKCSKTMGFFSIVILNASEYYAQFGFKAASRYQIRQPSSSPNTSFMALELVPGALNDIPGKVEYPEAYHKAS